The Kluyveromyces lactis strain NRRL Y-1140 chromosome D complete sequence genome has a window encoding:
- the CSL4 gene encoding exosome non-catalytic core subunit CSL4 (similar to uniprot|P53859 Saccharomyces cerevisiae YNL232W CSL4 Subunit of the exosome which is an essential complex present in both nucleus and cytoplasm that mediates RNA processing and degradation) encodes MHRYKMKPFKNFPQTVIPGDLICPIFDVDDDNKQEVVIRFLTGTGCKQENFRVNGKNVDIIVATLKGSVSVEEVPADIIEDDDQEDSENTTFVESHETTGGDASSGNSRVIKSFKVSVSNPSKFASKYVDDQFVNNLPQEGDIVLARVTRISLQRITVEILAVENSPLPIDSGVGSNGTGIIAAAGGSGASTFSVSQVSADLGETFRGIIRSQDVRATDRDRVKVMESFKPGDIIRAQVLSLGDGTHYYLTTARNDLGVVFAKSSNGAGEQMYAIDWQTMISPKTGVAEKRKCAKPF; translated from the coding sequence ATGCATCGTTATAAAATGAAGCCTTTTAAAAATTTCCCCCAGACTGTTATACCCGGTGATCTTATATGTCCAAtatttgatgttgatgatgataacAAGCAAGAAGTGGTAATACGCTTCCTAACGGGCACTGGCTGTAAACAGGAGAATTTTAGAGTTAACGGCAAGAACGTTGATATTATCGTAGCCACATTAAAAGGTTCTGTATCTGTGGAAGAAGTTCCAGCAGATATTATCGAAGACGACGATCAAGAAGACTCAGAGAATACGACGTTTGTAGAATCTCATGAGACCACCGGAGGGGATGCAAGCTCTGGCAATAGTAGAGTTATAAAAAGTTTCAAAGTATCAGTATCAAATCCTAGCAAGTTTGCTAGCAAGTATGTTGATGACCAGTTTGTCAATAACCTTCCGCAAGAGGGCGATATCGTACTGGCGAGGGTGACCAGAATCAGTTTGCAAAGAATAACAGTTGAGATTTTAGCAGTTGAGAATTCGCCCTTGCCGATCGACTCTGGTGTCGGAAGCAATGGGACTGGCATAattgctgctgctggtgGATCTGGTGCGTCTACGTTTTCCGTTTCGCAAGTGTCCGCGGATTTGGGAGAAACTTTTAGGGGCATAATTAGATCCCAAGATGTAAGGGCCACTGATAGAGATAGAGTAAAAGTTATGGAAAGTTTTAAACCTGGGGATATAATACGTGCTCAAGTGCTCTCACTTGGCGATGGTACCCATTACTATTTAACTACAGCAAGGAATGACTTGGGCGTGGTGTTCGCTAAGTCTTCTAACGGAGCTGGAGAACAGATGTATGCAATTGATTGGCAGACAATGATTTCACCAAAGACCGGAGTCGCTGAGAAACGAAAATGTGCAAAGCCCTTCTAA
- the BNI4 gene encoding Bni4p (similar to uniprot|P53858 Saccharomyces cerevisiae YNL233W BNI4 Targeting subunit for Glc7p protein phosphatase localized to the bud neck required for localization of chitin synthase III to the bud neck via interaction with the chitin synthase III regulatory subunit Skt5p), whose amino-acid sequence MTTPVVDPQPQMNNEVDSNFYVGQKINTLQHARSLRNSVIIRDTSANSINSINSNIPLNSNEQRTGIIQMTSSPSLSALAGILNEKTKQADMMVRKLSTNFVADTIKEETEEPAEGNLEQNSSNIAESGSPNLIDLADNDEAIIFKHPIPLNPSVEQPDFLTTPKVQQQTKENSAEPLINDQSSNSFKSEVRSLKSDNETDSQYTIPTIKSANECADEDPHTLILEQKPNIDEPLTPTVSLMQETVSLEIQKNTPVLQRLDSNVKGGQDIDTSKSKRRRSLLNFWRKPKQSTEKQMSTSKSFSLASKKGQSNEDLKGPGTKRSLSSSSIFTTFRKNKNNDSNAVKKSDNVVVERHTESQILPKNNTRPQKVFQKRKPTPLNFVKDVPELTTEDKFPRDVFPKSLDVSEVESIVSLERSRSMKSNQRNSMSSLRTRSLSDHISLNAKMEGMFITEATRTSFATPDLTKSPVSSILRSGKFETTSDEKISASSDLDNSHGTRSASFTISPQQRDFSFGSIEQKLNELTMESDQEDQLEKPLVQNKATKSSLEDSDNEDNELISDIMEFASIIDFGQDIELNFDLYSDNRSHYETLNPVKESVKNSLSKPSFNTETENSFLVELTNSPEIKTNSSVLNQKQTGLDDQKHISSTIKTRDTSPENVSSSNQNTFSDSSLYFDNYDEEDFENEDFNGIHAVKESPKINAFLPDITTSMSRPISMSFRGLKAPQFNSTMELSGLTGLEHISDQMSKKSEERSSYAAKLVKFSSQIVLYETYGELEYDRHPDSATCNQLTPQLAQMIKDELNELKAEMDIHEDSMCNTHFF is encoded by the coding sequence ATGACAACACCTGTTGTGGATCCTCAACCACAAATGAACAATGAAGTGGATAGTAACTTCTACGTTGGACAAAAAATCAATACCTTACAGCATGCGAGATCTTTAAGAAACTCGGTAATAATTAGAGACACCTCTGCAAACTCTATCAACTCCATAAACAGCAACATTCCATTAAATTCAAACGAACAGCGAACCGGCATAATACAAATGACATCATCACCCTCCTTAAGTGCACTTGCCGGTATTCTAAATGAAAAAACGAAGCAAGCTGATATGATGGTGAGAAAGCTATCAACTAATTTTGTAGCTGACACgatcaaagaagaaacggAAGAGCCCGCCGAGGGAAATTTGGAAcagaattcttcaaatattgcTGAATCTGGCTCCCCAAATTTGATAGATCTAGCAGATAACGACGAAGCAATCATTTTTAAACACCCAATACCGTTAAATCCTTCCGTTGAACAGCCTGATTTCTTAACTACTCCCAAAGTTCAACAACAgaccaaagaaaacagtgCCGAACCTTTAATTAACGATCagtcttcaaattcttttaaAAGTGAAGTTAGAAGCTTAAAGAGCGACAATGAAACCGATTCGCAGTATACTATTCCTACCATCAAGTCAGCAAATGAATGTGCCGACGAAGACCCACACACGTTAATACTAGAACAAAAACCAAATATTGATGAACCTCTCACGCCAACAGTTTCATTAATGCAGGAAACTGTTTCATTAGAAATCCAGAAGAATACGCCAGTACTACAAAGATTGGATTCTAACGTAAAGGGTGGACAAGATATTGATACAAGCAAATCaaaacgaagaagaagccTGCTCAATTTTTGGAGGAAGCCAAAGCAGTCTACGGAGAAACAAATGTCAACATCGAAGAGTTTTAGTTTGGCGTCAAAAAAAGGCCAATCTAATGAAGACTTGAAAGGGCCTGGCACTAAGAGGTCACTTAGTAGCAGCAGTATCTTCACCACCTTTAGGAAGAATAAGAACAATGACAGCAATGCTGTTAAAAAGAGTGATAATGTGGTCGTGGAACGACATACAGAATCCCAGATCCTTCCAAAGAACAATACACGACCACAGAAGGTCTTCCAAAAGCGTAAGCCAACGCCCCTAAATTTTGTGAAAGATGTGCCTGAATTAACTACAGAGGATAAATTCCCAAGAGATGTTTTTCCAAAGTCACTCGACGTATCAGAGGTTGAGTCAATTGTCTCTCTTGAAAGGTCCAGATCtatgaaatcaaatcaacGAAACTCAATGTCTTCTCTACGTACCAGATCATTGAGTGATCACATTTCACTCAATGCCAAAATGGAAGGAATGTTCATTACCGAAGCTACAAGAACATCTTTCGCAACCCCGGATTTAACGAAATCTCCGGTGAGCAGTATTCTGCGCAGCGGAAAGTTTGAAACTACGtctgatgaaaaaatatccGCCAGTTCTGATTTGGACAATAGTCATGGTACTCGAAGTGCAAGTTTCACAATTTCACCACAACAGAGagatttttcttttggttcCATAGAGCAAAAGTTAAACGAGCTGACAATGGAATCtgatcaagaagatcaaCTAGAAAAACCATTGGTGCAGAATAAGGCAACTAAATCTAGTCTTGAAGATTCAGATAATGAAGACAACGAATTAATCTCAGATATCATGGAATTTGCAAGTATAATAGACTTTGGACAAGATATCGAGTTAAATTTTGATCTCTATTCTGACAATCGTTCACACTATGAAACTCTAAATCCGGTCAAAGAATCTGTGAAAAACTCTCTATCCAAGCCCAGCTTCAATACTGAGACAGAAAACTCATTTCTTGTGGAACTTACTAACTCCCCAGAAATTAAGACAAACAGTTCAGTACTCAACCAAAAACAGACTGGTTTGGATGATCAGAAACACATATCAAGTACTATAAAAACAAGAGACACATCACCAGAAAATGTTAGCAGTAGCAACCAAAACACTTTTTCTGATAGCAGTTTATATTTTGATAATtatgatgaggaagattTTGAGAACGAAGATTTTAATGGCATACATGCAGTAAAAGAATCCCCAAAGATCAACGCATTTTTACCAGATATCACAACATCGATGAGCAGGCCTATATCGATGTCTTTTAGGGGTTTGAAAGCGCCACAATTCAACAGTACCATGGAACTTTCAGGGCTTACGGGACTTGAACATATCTCAGATCAGATGTCGAAGAAATCGGAAGAAAGATCTAGCTATGCAGCAAAACTTGTTAAGTTTTCCTCTCAAATAGTCCTTTATGAGACCTATGGTGAACTTGAGTATGATAGGCATCCTGATTCGGCAACATGCAATCAACTTACTCCTCAATTGGCCCAAATGATAAAGGACGAGCTGAATGAGCTTAAAGCAGAAATGGACATTCACGAAGATTCTATGTGCAACACTCACTTCTTTTAG
- the ELA1 gene encoding elongin A (weakly similar to uniprot|P53861 Saccharomyces cerevisiae YNL230C ELA1 Elongin A F-box protein that forms a heterodimer with Elc1p and participates in transcription elongation) — MSGRLLTLEEICVITLLRHHTLIEDISYIPYRLIKSVLSKLKVDQLTKLEQTNPLIIFEDDEIWCDLIRRDVDPTFSYQYTNKKNEILQYFKRVITNYTGTSTYKNIDTETLKNFVRPIVTKNDRGLYRVPCRLVYEKMREEILEKDKRIAAKVRETTKRIQQEKNKIQITAMVEPVSGVSSRLRNKFLESKSKVFVDSLRESQKRRQHFKKNIVNIEKRVVERLAFGGQAGVSPSSTRCNDVTDNVRPQPVSIPQKENQSASAEADKKTTMIAQHSLPQKRPIEDPPKRKKSRLFGTSSVSSSGSCNIYIHQR, encoded by the coding sequence ATGAGTGGACGTTTGCTTACATTAGAGGAAATATGTGTCATCACATTACTTCGACATCACACTTTAATTGAAGACATCAGTTATATTCCCTATAGGCTAATTAAAAGTGTCTTATCTAAATTGAAAGTGGATCAACTCACGAAATTAGAACAGACTAATCCCTTGATTATCTTTGAAGACGATGAAATCTGGTGCGATTTAATCAGAAGAGACGTCGATCCAACGTTTAGTTATCAATACacaaacaagaagaatgaGATACTTCAATATTTTAAACGTGTGATAACGAACTACACAGGCACAAGTACATACAAAAATATTGATACGGAGACGCTAAAGAATTTTGTACGACCAATAGTGACAAAGAACGATAGAGGCCTTTATCGGGTTCCTTGTCGACTAGTTTATGAAAAAATGAGGGAAGAGATTTTAGAGAAGGATAAAAGAATCGCTGCCAAGGTAAGagaaacaacaaaaaggattcaacaagagaaaaataAGATTCAGATCACTGCAATGGTTGAGCCTGTTTCTGGCGTTTCCAGTAGGCTTAGGAACAAGTTTTTAGAATCCAAATCTAAAGTAtttgttgattctttaaGGGAGTCTCAAAAGAGGCGACAgcatttcaagaaaaatatagTAAATATAGAGAAAAGAGTAGTGGAAAGGCTTGCATTTGGGGGACAAGCGGGTGTATCTCCTTCTAGTACACGCTGTAATGATGTAACTGATAATGTTCGCCCTCAACCAGTGTCGATTCcacagaaagaaaatcagTCAGCATCGGCTGAAGCAGATAAGAAAACTACAATGATTGCACAGCATTCCCTGCCACAGAAGAGACCAATTGAAGATCCTCCTaaaaggaagaaatctCGGTTGTTCGGAACATCTAGCGTCTCTTCATCAGGTAGCTGTAACATATACATCCATCAGCGGTAG
- the URE2 gene encoding glutathione peroxidase (uniprot|Q96X43 Kluyveromyces lactis Ure2p) — MQQDMQNGGPGNTISNLSSALRQVNLGNSNTTTDQSNISIDFNQQQLLEEANQGSINAYNAQQQQQEHLQQQAQQQQLHMQQLQQAQQQQAQQQAHQQQQQVHQVQHQHVQQDHMPIGQSQQQAMYQGPNPIDSSRITKFFQNQPMEGYTLFSHRSAPNGFKVAIVLSELNMHYNTIFLDFNLGEHRAPEFVAINPNARVPALIDHNMENLSIWESGAIILHVVNKHYKETGNPLLWSDSLADQAQINAWLFFQTSGHAPMIGQALHFRYFHSQKVKSAVDRYTDEVRRVYGVVEMALAERREALIMDLDSENAAAYSAGTTPLSQSRFFDYPVWLVGDKITVADLSFVPWNNVVDRIGINIKVEFPEVYKWTKHMMRRPAVIKALRGE; from the coding sequence ATGCAACAAGATATGCAAAATGGTGGACCAGGGAACACCATCTCCAATCTATCTTCGGCGCTTCGTCAAGTGAATCTGGGCAACAGTAACACCACCACTGATCAGAGTAATATTTCCATTGATTTCAATCAGCAACAGTTATTGGAAGAAGCGAACCAAGGTTCCATTAACGCTTATAACGCtcagcagcaacagcaagAACATCTACAACAACAAGCACAGCAACAACAGTTACATATGCAACAACTGCAGCAAGCGCAACAGCAACAGGCACAGCAACAAGCAcatcagcaacaacagcaagTACATCAGGTTCAACACCAACATGTACAGCAAGACCACATGCCAATAGGACAGTCACAACAGCAAGCGATGTATCAGGGTCCAAATCCGATTGACAGCTCTAGAATTACTAAGTTTTTTCAGAATCAACCTATGGAAGGTTACACTCTATTCTCGCATAGATCGGCACCGAATGGGTTCAAAGTGGCAATTGTATTAAGCGAATTAAATATGCATTACAACACAATCTTTTTAGATTTCAACCTTGGAGAGCATAGGGCACCTGAATTTGTTGCCATAAATCCGAATGCTCGAGTCCCTGCCCTCATTGATCATAACATGGAAAACTTATCGATTTGGGAATCAGGTGCAATAATTCTCCACGTTGTAAATAAGCACTACAAGGAAACAGGCAATCCATTGCTTTGGTCTGACAGTCTTGCAGATCAAGCTCAAATAAATGCGTGgttgttctttcaaacaTCAGGTCACGCTCCTATGATTGGACAGGCATTGCATTTCAGATACTTCCATTCCCAAAAGGTAAAGAGTGCTGTTGATCGGTATACCGACGAGGTTAGAAGAGTATATGGTGTGGTGGAAATGGCATTGGCcgaaagaagagaagcCTTGATCATGGATCTAGATTCAGAGAATGCGGCTGCCTACAGCGCAGGTACTACTCCTTTATCTCAAAGtagattctttgattatCCTGTATGGCTTGTTGGTGACAAAATCACTGTGGCAGATTTATCATTTGTACCATGGAATAATGTTGTGGATAGAATCGGAATTAACATCAAAGTCGAATTCCCAGAAGTCTACAAATGGACTAAACACATGATGAGAAGACCGGCAGTTATTAAAGCATTACGCGGAGAGTAG
- the JJJ1 gene encoding Jjj1p (similar to uniprot|P53863 Saccharomyces cerevisiae YNL227C JJJ1 Protein that may function as a cochaperone as suggested by the presence of a DnaJ-like domain) — protein sequence MKTCYYDLLDVKSDATDTDLKRAYRKKALLYHPDKNRNNIEEATEVFAQIRAAYEVLSDAQERAWYDAHKDQILNDSIDDAYDSDGSNVVDSSVTGVTTEELLKFFDGGMYSRIDDSPAGLYQIGGKIFAKLAGDEVRNGRKLGMAAFKDVVDDTVDADIVSIGYVNSMEKYKESNLLLPTFGYSGTSYQEVKVFYKKWGNFSTVKSFSWKDEYMYSRNYDRRTKREINKRNEKLRTQARSEYNKTVKRFVTFIKKFDKRMKEGARKQEEEKKLRLQNALKSQISKDKDVEMSKKQADFALQDWQTIDHNRLQEIDEYYLSKDQKKAPTDGEHHINNDLEDVLIYECFICNKNFKSEKQLENHTNTKLHRKLLRQLQWEMKQESIALGLDNISDVDEFKSASETYSDNETSGSIHLSSPDEFEEIEESDTFSFSDIDAELKKIDEDLDALNSTESNINNFMLETSEDDKQISDVEYIIDDEVDENISQKVETNNATQVSKNENQNKDTEPKDDLAMLLESLKKDNADTSWEPKKKNNGKKNKSRKKQTNSTTQIDSNTTSGNNAENKISADIDSFICSTCGVKFDTRNKMFKHLDSTNHAAPLSTNKKGSKKRNIRNNSK from the coding sequence ATGAAGACATGTTATTATGACCTTCTTGATGTCAAATCAGATGCAACCGATACCGATCTAAAACGAGCGTACCGTAAAAAAGCATTATTGTACCATCCTGATAAGAACAGAAACAATATAGAAGAGGCTACAGAAGTATTTGCCCAAATAAGAGCTGCATACGAAGTATTATCAGATGCCCAAGAAAGAGCGTGGTACGATGCACACAAGGACCAAATCTTAAATGATTCAATAGATGATGCTTACGATTCTGATGGCTCTAACGTTGTGGATAGCTCAGTGACAGGAGTAACAACTGAAGAACTATTGAAATTCTTTGACGGTGGAATGTACAGTCGAATCGATGATTCTCCAGCAGGGTTATATCAGATTGGTGGTAAAATATTCGCAAAATTAGCAGGCGATGAGGTAAGAAATGGACGAAAACTTGGAATGGCAGCGTTCAAAGATGTTGTCGATGATACTGTGGATGCCGATATTGTTTCCATCGGATATGTTAATTCTATGGAAAAATACAAGGAATCAAATTTACTTCTGCCAACTTTTGGCTATTCGGGTACAAGTTATCAGGAAGTAAAAGTATTCTACAAGAAATGGGGCAATTTTAGTACCGTTAAATCTTTTAGTTGGAAGGATGAATACATGTATTCAAGGAACTACGATAGGAGGACGAAAAGGGAAATTAATAAGAGGAATGAGAAGCTTAGAACTCAAGCTCGCAGTGAATATAATAAGACTGTAAAGAGATTCGTcactttcatcaagaaatttGACAAAAGAATGAAAGAAGGAGCGAGAAagcaagaagaagaaaagaagttaagACTCCAAAATGCCTTGAAAAGCCAAATAAGCAAGGACAAAGACGTagaaatgtcaaaaaaaCAGGCAGATTTTGCTTTGCAAGACTGGCAAACTATTGATCACAACCGATTACAGGAGATTGACGAATATTACCTATCCaaagatcaaaagaaaGCGCCAACGGATGGCGAGCATCATATCAATAATGACCTTGAGGATGTTCTAATCTATGAATGTTTTATCTGTAACAAGAATTTTAAGTCCGAGAAACAACTAGAGAATCATACCAATACAAAACTGCACAGGAAACTGCTGCGTCAACTACAATGGGAAATGAAACAGGAGAGTATCGCACTTGGGCTAGACAACATATCTGATGTGGATGAATTCAAGTCAGCATCAGAAACCTATTCAGATAATGAAACTAGTGGAAGCATACATCTATCCTCCCctgatgaatttgaagaaatcgaGGAAAGCGACacattttcattttctgatATAGATGcggaattgaaaaaaattgacgAAGATCTTGACGCATTGAACTCAACTGAGTCGAATATAAACAATTTTATGTTAGAAActtctgaagatgataaacAGATTTCAGATGTTGAATATATCATTGACGATGAAGTAGATGAAAATATATCACAAAAGGTAGAAACAAATAATGCTACTCAAGTTTCCAAGaatgaaaatcaaaataaagACACAGAGCCCAAGGATGATTTAGCAATGCTTCTAGAATCcttgaagaaagacaaCGCAGATACTTCATGGGAACctaaaaagaagaacaatggtaaaaaaaataaaagcaGAAAAAAGCAGACGAACTCAACAACACAAATAGATTCAAACACCACTTCCGGGAACAATGCCGAGAATAAAATTTCGGCAGACATTGATAGTTTCATATGCTCAACATGTGGTGTTAAGTTTGATACTCGAAACAAAATGTTCAAGCACTTAGATTCCACAAACCATGCAGCCCCACTGTCGACTAATAAGAAAGGATCCAAGAAGCGGAATATCAGGAACAACAGTAAGTAA
- a CDS encoding uncharacterized protein (similar to uniprot|Q75E71 Ashbya gossypii ABL201W ABL201Wp and some similarites with YNL234W uniprot|P53857 Saccharomyces cerevisiae YNL234W Similar to globins and has a functional heme-binding domain involved in glucose signaling or metabolism regulated by Rgt1p) has protein sequence MSDKIRTSVYNPLDHSQIAFIPTGFGSDSESYDDSMTVGNDTLESQLLYHYSNSVDLSKTPAYSSSTHSLSSTRSSSSEDAIEIMSQTSNAQSLSSNVVEGIRYKIVLKLTTREIKLIRDSWNLMLSDEKSNETKSSSFFKRVFKTSRSSSVSQPESSSVFETGSKMKLKRITTGTSTNSNTTTSKPQTITTATISNSMSSSLFCAQFYSNFLSMDPDLEKAFPSLKHQDTAFAGVLTMAINNLEDLTAMEAYLNNLGKRHARVLGIHPPQFELMGVALLRTIRDRFGVYCTFELEETWARLYSYLANSILQFGIDPILKVDYVESELHLPVPNLIENTPTTKIPINEPLESQTPQVLQTVSSHNPKKNNNNVNQHLQAPTLSTNKNTPMKSSTANINDRSFFSNKLKGRNKGKSTTLSGPAGSEDCIIM, from the coding sequence atgagTGACAAAATAAGGACTAGTGTTTACAATCCTCTGGATCATTCTCAAATCGCTTTCATACCTACTGGCTTTGGTTCAGATAGTGAATCCTATGATGATTCCATGACAGTTGGAAATGATACGCTGGAATCACAGCTACTTTATCATTATAGCAATTCTGTGGATTTAAGTAAGACGCCGGCTTACTCTAGCTCTACTCATTCATTGAGTTCCACCagatcatcatcttctgaagaTGCCATAGAAATTATGTCTCAGACTTCCAATGCTCAATCTCTATCTTCTAATGTGGTAGAAGGAATCAGATATAAGATTGTATTGAAGTTGACAACGAGAGAAATCAAACTGATAAGAGACTCCTGGAATCTCATGTTATCTGATGAAAAATCAAATGAAACcaaatcatcttcttttttcaaaagagtGTTCAAGACTAGCAGATCTTCGTCTGTATCACAACCTGAATCTTCTAGTGTCTTCGAAACGGGAAGcaaaatgaaattaaaaagaATAACAACCGGGACAAGCACTAATAGTAATACGACAACTTCCAAGCCCcaaacaataacaacagcaacaataTCAAACTCAATGTCAAGTTCTTTATTTTGTGCTCAGTTttattccaattttttaTCTATGGATCCTGACCTGGAAAAGGCTTTCCCTTCATTGAAACACCAAGACACTGCCTTCGCAGGAGTACTAACAATGGCTATCAATAACCTCGAGGATTTAACTGCTATGGAAGCTTATCTGAATAACTTGGGGAAAAGACATGCTAGAGTTTTGGGAATTCACCCTCCTCAGTTCGAACTGATGGGGGTTGCACTTCTGCGAACTATTAGAGACAGGTTTGGTGTATACTGCACATTTGAATTAGAAGAAACCTGGGCTAGATTATATTCGTACTTGGCAAACAGCATTTTAcaatttggaattgatcCGATTCTAAAAGTCGATTATGTTGAAAGTGAGTTGCATTTACCTGTCCCTAATTTGATAGAAAACacaccaacaacaaagaTTCCTATAAATGAACCATTAGAATCTCAGACACCGCAGGTACTGCAAACAGTTTCTTCCCACAATCCTaagaaaaacaacaataatGTCAACCAGCACTTGCAAGCACCGACGTTAAGCACTAACAAAAACACCCCAATGAAATCTTCTACTGCTAACATCAACGATAGAAGCTTTTTCTCTAATAAACTCAAAGGCAGGAATAAGGGCAAGTCAACTACACTGTCAGGACCTGCTGGATCAGAAGACTGCATAATTATGTAG